One window of Streptococcus troglodytae genomic DNA carries:
- a CDS encoding chorismate mutase — MTSIQNLRNQIDQLDHQLLVLLAQRQQIVEKIGQLKPINSQAAVTAPDRVKQVLLNRQQEAEKLGLSPDVALAIWQTMIEAFTALELRINSKHDLNRK; from the coding sequence ATGACAAGTATCCAGAATCTGAGAAATCAAATTGATCAGTTAGATCATCAATTATTAGTTTTATTAGCGCAACGTCAGCAAATTGTTGAAAAGATTGGTCAGCTAAAACCTATCAACAGTCAAGCAGCTGTCACTGCTCCTGATCGAGTGAAACAAGTCCTTTTAAATAGACAGCAAGAGGCAGAAAAGCTCGGTCTATCACCAGATGTTGCTCTGGCTATTTGGCAAACGATGATTGAAGCCTTCACAGCTTTAGAGCTAAGGATTAATAGCAAACATGACCTAAATAGAAAGTGA
- a CDS encoding DUF975 family protein, whose translation MSKTRADLKAEAKVRLQENWGYAIGLYILPVLAVMGIYLACILVYIILTSSLALSIGETAFLATLPLLIILWLLVLVVSFTVTIGVNLGFLNFFKGGRPTYTEASTYLLKENRFWKFLWTNVLMSILLYLWSLLFLIPGIIKTYSYSMTNYILKDKLEKGESVTVTQAITESRQLMNGHKWEYFVLQLSFIGWAILANLTLGIGYLWLVPYIETTNAAFYQNLIDSQIASHSIASLSQETETGAV comes from the coding sequence ATGTCAAAAACAAGAGCTGATCTGAAAGCAGAAGCTAAAGTACGCCTGCAAGAAAACTGGGGTTACGCCATTGGCCTATATATTTTGCCGGTTTTAGCTGTTATGGGTATCTACTTGGCTTGCATCCTCGTATACATTATTCTGACCTCCTCTCTTGCCCTATCTATAGGAGAAACTGCTTTTCTTGCAACATTGCCACTTCTCATTATTCTGTGGCTACTAGTTTTGGTCGTTTCATTCACGGTGACAATCGGAGTTAATTTAGGATTTTTGAACTTCTTTAAAGGAGGACGTCCAACCTATACTGAAGCGAGCACCTATCTTTTAAAAGAAAATCGCTTTTGGAAGTTCCTCTGGACCAATGTGCTTATGAGTATTTTGCTTTACCTGTGGTCATTGCTCTTTCTTATCCCTGGAATCATTAAAACTTACAGTTACTCCATGACCAACTATATTCTTAAAGACAAATTGGAAAAAGGCGAATCCGTAACTGTCACTCAGGCTATCACTGAAAGCCGTCAATTAATGAATGGTCATAAATGGGAATATTTTGTTCTTCAGTTAAGCTTTATTGGCTGGGCAATTTTAGCCAATCTCACACTTGGTATTGGCTATCTTTGGCTCGTTCCTTACATTGAAACAACCAATGCTGCCTTTTATCAAAATTTGATTGACAGTCAAATAGCAAGTCATTCTATTGCATCTCTATCTCAAGAAACTGAAACAGGGGCTGTCTGA
- a CDS encoding NAD(P)H-dependent amine dehydrogenase family protein codes for MRNAKIRAVQYGCGKMSKVILNYLVDHGVEIVGAIDKNPAVVGQDIGDFADFGYKTGIIISDKADQVFDNCDADIAIVTIFSYMPEMYEFYETAIKHGVNVISTCEEAIYPWTTSPSETNRLDKLAKENHVTIMGSGMQDIYWINMPCLAMAGMNKIKKVRGVVSYNVEDYGLALAEAHGVGYDSERFERDIASAESLPSYMWNAAEAICSKMNWTIQSISQKSVPYTLDEDVYSETLGRTIPAGQVTGMSAVTKVQTHQGIDLEVECIGKVYRQDDGDMCDWEITGEPALIFSVNKPDTVALTCGTIVNRIPTVLDAPAGYITSEKARLITYPSYPLHTYIEK; via the coding sequence ATGAGAAATGCAAAAATTCGTGCTGTCCAATACGGCTGTGGTAAAATGTCAAAGGTCATCCTTAATTATCTTGTGGATCATGGTGTCGAAATCGTCGGTGCTATTGATAAAAATCCAGCAGTAGTAGGACAGGATATTGGTGATTTTGCTGACTTTGGTTATAAGACTGGTATTATTATTTCTGATAAGGCTGACCAAGTGTTTGATAATTGTGATGCCGATATCGCTATTGTTACCATTTTTTCCTACATGCCAGAAATGTATGAATTTTATGAAACGGCTATCAAACACGGTGTTAATGTCATTTCAACCTGTGAAGAAGCCATTTATCCTTGGACAACATCCCCTTCTGAGACCAATCGTTTGGATAAGTTAGCTAAAGAGAATCATGTCACTATTATGGGATCAGGCATGCAGGACATTTATTGGATTAATATGCCTTGTTTAGCAATGGCAGGAATGAATAAGATTAAAAAAGTGAGAGGTGTGGTCAGCTATAATGTTGAAGATTATGGTTTGGCATTGGCTGAGGCACACGGCGTTGGTTATGATTCAGAACGTTTTGAACGCGACATTGCTTCTGCGGAAAGTTTACCTTCTTATATGTGGAATGCTGCGGAAGCTATCTGCTCAAAAATGAATTGGACCATTCAATCCATTAGTCAAAAGAGTGTACCTTATACTTTAGATGAAGATGTCTATTCTGAAACGCTAGGACGCACGATTCCGGCTGGTCAAGTGACAGGAATGTCGGCAGTTACTAAGGTTCAAACGCATCAAGGCATTGACTTAGAGGTGGAATGTATTGGTAAAGTTTATCGACAAGATGATGGCGATATGTGTGATTGGGAAATTACAGGAGAGCCAGCTCTTATCTTCTCAGTTAACAAACCTGATACGGTAGCACTCACATGTGGTACAATTGTTAATCGCATTCCAACTGTTCTTGATGCCCCAGCTGGTTATATTACGTCGGAAAAGGCTCGCTTGATAACCTATCCGAGCTATCCTCTTCATACCTATATTGAAAAATAA
- a CDS encoding MerR family transcriptional regulator — translation MELILKIGDFSYINNIPIQTLRYYDKIGLLKPYRIDQKTNYRYYHINQSQIVDEIQYLRQLDFSLEEIKGILSKHENLTELNHYINERRQCLLFEKQRLEERLAEINTYQAGAFMYDYKKHNQSLEILTLPARRMIVYEMKENIYQMTDEAYEFNLREFKRALRKNNLSYSIFSRVGSIIKEEDFKNKNWLSYQMFMFSNDIVENFKIKTYPSALYASIYCSSFQEEIEKLDNFYQMIVDKGYQIKGDYICEVIYEHPNLNHNKREIFIRMQVAVNKD, via the coding sequence ATGGAGCTTATTTTAAAAATTGGAGATTTTTCCTACATTAATAATATCCCTATTCAAACGCTGCGTTATTATGATAAAATTGGTCTTTTAAAGCCCTATCGTATTGATCAAAAAACGAACTATCGTTATTATCATATCAATCAATCCCAGATAGTAGATGAAATCCAATATTTAAGACAACTTGACTTTTCTCTGGAGGAAATTAAAGGAATACTTTCTAAACATGAAAATTTGACTGAACTCAACCATTACATTAATGAACGACGCCAGTGTCTTTTATTTGAAAAGCAACGTTTGGAAGAGCGCTTAGCAGAAATCAATACCTATCAAGCAGGTGCCTTTATGTATGATTATAAAAAGCATAACCAAAGTTTGGAAATTTTGACTTTACCAGCTAGACGAATGATTGTTTATGAAATGAAAGAAAATATTTACCAAATGACTGATGAGGCTTATGAATTTAACCTAAGAGAATTTAAACGGGCTTTGAGAAAAAATAATCTCTCCTATTCAATTTTTTCTCGTGTTGGTTCTATTATTAAGGAAGAAGACTTCAAAAATAAAAATTGGTTGTCTTATCAAATGTTTATGTTCTCTAATGATATTGTGGAAAATTTTAAAATAAAAACCTATCCTTCTGCTCTTTATGCTTCAATTTACTGTTCCTCTTTTCAAGAGGAGATTGAAAAATTAGACAATTTCTACCAAATGATTGTTGATAAGGGTTATCAAATTAAGGGAGATTACATTTGTGAGGTCATTTATGAACATCCTAATTTAAATCACAACAAAAGAGAAATATTTATTAGAATGCAGGTCGCTGTTAATAAAGACTAA
- a CDS encoding ABC transporter ATP-binding protein: protein MKNNEHQGRVFWRLMSYLKPYKWLTFFALLLLLLTTVIKSFVPLVASYFIDHFLTHFNQTAALLLLGYYLLYVLQTILQYFGNLLFARVSFSVVRDIRRDAFANMERLGMAYFDKTPAGAIVSRLTNDTESISDMFSGILSSFISAIFIFSVTLYTMLMLNYRLTFLVMLFLPFIFILVNLYRKKSVKVIAKTRSLLSDINTNLSESIGGINIIQAFGQEERLKAEFEAINEEHFHYANRSMALDSLFLRPAMSLLKLLAYALLMAYFGFNWQTIGISAGMMYAFIQYVNRLFDPLIEVTQNFSTLQTSMVSAGRVFDLIDERGYEPHQDDSDISISAGNIEFKDVSFSYDGQHQILDHISFKVNQGQTIAFVGPTGSGKSSIINVFMRFYEFQEGQVTIDGHDIRHYSQEELRKNIGLVLQEPFLYHGTIKSNIKMYQDLTDADIEAAAKFVDADPFIQRLPHRYDEPVSERGSSFSTGQRQLLAFARTVASSPKILILDEATANIDSETEQLVQNSLAKMRQGRTTIAIAHRLSTIQDANCIYVLDKGKMIESGTHEELLAKKGTYHKMYQLQAGMMD, encoded by the coding sequence ATGAAGAATAATGAACACCAAGGACGTGTTTTTTGGCGTCTGATGTCTTATCTTAAACCCTATAAATGGTTGACCTTCTTCGCATTGCTTCTCCTTTTGCTGACAACAGTGATTAAAAGTTTTGTTCCTTTAGTGGCCTCTTATTTTATTGATCATTTTTTGACTCATTTTAATCAGACAGCAGCCTTGCTTTTGCTGGGTTACTATCTGCTCTATGTTTTGCAGACGATTTTACAATATTTTGGCAATCTTCTTTTTGCGCGTGTTTCTTTTAGTGTTGTTCGCGATATTCGTAGGGATGCCTTTGCTAATATGGAAAGATTGGGAATGGCTTATTTCGATAAAACGCCAGCAGGTGCCATCGTATCACGTTTAACCAACGATACCGAAAGCATTAGTGACATGTTTTCAGGTATCTTATCCAGTTTTATTTCAGCTATTTTTATTTTTAGTGTCACCCTTTATACCATGTTAATGCTGAATTATCGCCTAACCTTTCTTGTCATGCTTTTTTTGCCCTTTATTTTTATTTTGGTCAATCTCTATCGGAAAAAGTCTGTTAAGGTTATTGCCAAAACGAGGAGTTTATTAAGTGATATCAATACCAATTTATCTGAAAGTATTGGAGGTATCAATATTATTCAAGCTTTTGGGCAAGAAGAGCGTTTAAAAGCAGAATTTGAGGCAATTAATGAAGAACATTTTCATTATGCCAATCGCTCTATGGCTTTGGACAGCCTTTTCCTACGTCCTGCTATGTCACTCTTGAAGCTCTTGGCTTATGCTCTTTTAATGGCTTATTTTGGTTTTAATTGGCAGACTATTGGTATTTCAGCTGGGATGATGTATGCTTTTATTCAATATGTTAATCGTCTTTTTGATCCTTTAATTGAAGTGACTCAGAATTTCTCGACCTTGCAGACCTCAATGGTGTCAGCAGGACGTGTTTTTGATCTGATAGATGAAAGAGGCTATGAACCTCATCAAGATGATAGTGATATTAGCATTTCAGCTGGAAATATTGAATTTAAGGATGTCTCTTTCTCATATGATGGACAGCATCAAATTTTAGATCATATTTCTTTTAAAGTCAATCAGGGCCAAACGATTGCTTTTGTTGGACCAACAGGATCGGGAAAGTCTTCCATTATTAATGTTTTCATGCGTTTTTATGAGTTTCAAGAAGGTCAAGTTACCATTGATGGTCATGATATTCGTCACTATAGTCAGGAAGAATTAAGAAAAAATATCGGTTTGGTTTTACAAGAGCCTTTCCTTTATCACGGGACAATCAAGTCTAATATTAAAATGTATCAGGATTTGACAGATGCGGATATTGAAGCTGCCGCAAAATTTGTGGATGCCGATCCCTTTATTCAAAGATTGCCTCATCGGTACGATGAACCTGTCAGTGAGCGAGGATCAAGTTTTTCAACTGGACAGCGGCAGCTTTTAGCTTTTGCCAGAACAGTGGCAAGTTCCCCTAAAATATTGATTTTGGATGAAGCGACAGCTAATATTGACTCAGAAACAGAGCAACTGGTGCAAAATTCTTTGGCTAAAATGCGTCAAGGACGGACAACCATTGCGATTGCTCACCGTTTGTCAACTATTCAAGATGCCAATTGCATCTATGTTCTTGATAAAGGTAAAATGATTGAGTCGGGAACTCATGAGGAGCTCCTAGCGAAAAAAGGAACCTACCATAAAATGTATCAACTCCAAGCAGGTATGATGGATTGA
- a CDS encoding ABC transporter ATP-binding protein — protein sequence MKERTIMSVIKNLWWFFRLEKRRYLIGILALSLVSILNLIPPKVMGHVIDHITNKNLSKEMLLWDLFYLLLSAFAMYGLRYVWRIYILGTSYRLGQIMRSRLFEHFTKMSPSFYQKYRTGDLMAHATNDINSLTRLAGGGVMSAVDASITALVTLMTMFFSISWQMTLVAVIPLPLMALATSRLGRKTHESFKRSQAAFSELNNKVQESVSGIKVTKSFGYQTNELASFQATNDMTFAKNMITMKYDSLFDPLVLLFVGASYALTLLVGAFFVKNGQVTVGSLVTFVTYLDMLVWPLMAIGFLFNIVQRGAVSYERIMDLLSQKSDITDPKHPLTKIENGSLEYDIDRFAYEKEATLKDVHFTLEKGQTLGIVGQTGSGKTSLLKLLLREYDVNQGTIKLNGHDIRQYRLADLRSLIGYVPQDQILFAMSILDNIRFGDPNLTFAAVEGATKLSQVYDDIVAMPQGFDTIIGEKGVSLSGGQKQRIAMSRAMILNPDILILDDSLSAVDAKTEHAIIENLKKTRQGKTTLITAHRLSAVVHADLILVMQDGRIQERGRHDELIRAGGWYAKTYESQQLEMKGDMDEE from the coding sequence ATGAAAGAAAGGACAATAATGTCTGTTATAAAAAATTTATGGTGGTTTTTCAGACTTGAAAAGCGCCGCTATTTAATTGGAATATTAGCACTGAGTTTGGTCAGTATACTTAATCTGATTCCGCCCAAAGTGATGGGACATGTTATTGATCATATCACTAATAAAAATTTAAGCAAAGAGATGCTTCTATGGGATTTGTTTTACTTGCTTTTATCCGCTTTTGCCATGTATGGCTTGCGTTATGTTTGGCGGATCTATATTTTAGGAACATCTTATCGTTTGGGACAAATTATGCGCTCTCGTCTTTTTGAGCATTTTACCAAAATGTCACCTTCTTTTTATCAGAAGTACCGCACAGGAGATTTGATGGCACATGCCACCAATGATATTAATTCCTTGACTAGGTTAGCAGGTGGTGGTGTCATGTCAGCAGTTGATGCTTCTATTACTGCTTTGGTGACCTTAATGACTATGTTTTTCAGCATTTCATGGCAGATGACCTTGGTGGCTGTCATTCCTCTGCCTTTGATGGCTTTAGCAACCAGTCGTTTAGGACGTAAAACACATGAAAGCTTCAAACGTTCACAAGCTGCCTTTTCAGAACTTAACAATAAGGTTCAAGAAAGCGTTTCAGGCATCAAGGTGACAAAATCATTTGGTTATCAAACCAATGAATTAGCTTCCTTTCAAGCAACAAATGACATGACTTTTGCTAAAAATATGATAACCATGAAGTACGATAGCCTATTTGATCCTCTGGTTCTTTTGTTTGTGGGAGCCTCCTATGCTTTGACGCTTCTTGTTGGTGCTTTTTTTGTTAAAAATGGTCAGGTAACTGTCGGAAGTCTGGTTACTTTTGTGACTTACTTGGATATGCTGGTTTGGCCTTTAATGGCGATTGGTTTTTTGTTTAATATTGTTCAGCGTGGTGCGGTTTCTTATGAACGCATTATGGATTTGTTGTCGCAAAAATCAGATATTACAGATCCTAAGCATCCCTTAACAAAGATTGAAAATGGTTCTTTAGAATATGATATTGACCGCTTTGCTTATGAAAAGGAAGCAACACTTAAAGATGTTCATTTTACCTTGGAAAAAGGTCAGACACTAGGTATTGTTGGTCAGACAGGTTCAGGAAAAACCAGTCTTCTCAAACTTCTTTTGCGAGAATACGATGTTAATCAAGGTACAATCAAGTTAAATGGACATGATATTCGTCAGTATCGTTTGGCTGATTTGCGCAGTTTAATTGGTTATGTTCCACAGGATCAAATCCTTTTTGCCATGTCTATTTTAGATAATATTCGTTTTGGCGATCCTAATTTAACTTTTGCAGCAGTTGAAGGTGCCACTAAGTTATCTCAAGTTTACGATGATATTGTAGCCATGCCGCAAGGGTTTGACACGATTATTGGTGAAAAAGGCGTCTCCTTGTCTGGTGGTCAAAAACAAAGAATTGCCATGAGCCGTGCCATGATTCTAAATCCTGATATCCTTATCTTAGATGATTCCCTGTCAGCAGTTGATGCTAAAACTGAACATGCTATCATTGAAAATCTTAAAAAAACACGGCAGGGCAAGACAACTCTGATTACTGCCCATCGCTTAAGTGCTGTTGTGCATGCTGATTTGATTTTAGTTATGCAAGATGGGCGCATTCAAGAACGCGGCCGCCATGATGAGCTCATTCGAGCGGGTGGTTGGTATGCTAAAACTTATGAATCTCAACAATTAGAAATGAAAGGAGACATGGATGAAGAATAA
- the rlmN gene encoding 23S rRNA (adenine(2503)-C(2))-methyltransferase RlmN — protein MKPSIYSLTRNDLIAWTIEHGEKKFRATQIWDWLYRKRVQSFEEMTNLSKDLIALLNENFLVNPLKQRIVQESADGTVKYLFELPDGMLIETVLMRQHYGLSVCVTTQVGCNIGCTFCASGLIKKQRDLNNGEITAQIMLVQKYFDERGQGERISHVVVMGIGEPFDNYDNVLKFLRTINDDNGLAIGARHITVSTSGLAHKIRAFANEGVQVNLAVSLHAPNNELRSSIMRINRSFPLEKLFAAIEYYIETTNRRVTFEYIMLNGVNDNPENAQELADLTKNIRKLSYVNLIPYNPVTEHDQYSRSPKERVNAFYDVLKKNGVNCVVRQEHGTDIDAACGQLRSNTMKRDREKATAGTAQ, from the coding sequence ATGAAACCATCTATTTATAGCTTAACCCGCAATGATTTAATTGCTTGGACGATTGAACACGGTGAAAAAAAGTTCCGAGCTACTCAAATTTGGGATTGGCTTTACCGTAAACGTGTTCAGTCTTTTGAGGAAATGACTAATCTTTCAAAAGATTTAATTGCTCTTTTAAATGAAAATTTCCTTGTCAATCCGCTCAAACAGCGTATCGTTCAAGAGTCAGCAGATGGAACAGTCAAGTATTTATTCGAGCTGCCAGACGGTATGTTAATTGAGACGGTGTTGATGCGTCAGCATTATGGTCTTTCTGTCTGTGTGACGACACAGGTAGGCTGTAATATTGGCTGTACTTTTTGCGCCAGTGGTTTGATCAAAAAACAACGCGATCTTAATAATGGCGAAATTACAGCGCAGATTATGTTGGTGCAAAAATATTTTGATGAACGCGGTCAGGGTGAACGTATCAGTCATGTTGTGGTGATGGGAATTGGTGAACCTTTTGATAATTATGACAATGTGCTCAAATTCCTGCGCACAATCAATGATGATAATGGACTGGCAATTGGTGCTCGCCATATTACAGTGTCAACTTCAGGCTTGGCTCATAAAATTCGTGCTTTTGCCAACGAAGGGGTTCAAGTTAATTTGGCTGTCTCACTTCACGCGCCTAACAATGAATTGCGCTCCAGCATTATGCGTATCAATCGTTCCTTTCCTTTGGAAAAACTATTTGCAGCCATTGAATATTATATTGAAACGACCAACCGTCGTGTGACTTTTGAGTATATTATGCTCAATGGTGTTAATGATAACCCTGAAAATGCTCAGGAATTGGCAGATTTGACTAAGAACATCCGCAAACTTTCCTATGTTAATTTAATTCCTTACAATCCTGTCACGGAACACGACCAGTACAGTCGTAGCCCCAAAGAGCGTGTCAATGCTTTTTACGATGTTCTTAAGAAAAATGGTGTTAACTGTGTGGTGCGTCAGGAACATGGAACCGATATTGATGCAGCCTGTGGACAGCTGCGTTCTAATACTATGAAACGCGATCGTGAGAAAGCGACTGCTGGAACAGCTCAGTAA
- a CDS encoding YutD family protein produces MRKDITPEMYNYNKFPGPQFVTFDNHVKSDDIDLLLLENVKNAFDVTVFTQRFSDILLKYDYIVGDWGNEQLRLKGFYKEEMQGKTKTPYIGYLDDYLKEYCNFGCAYFVLENPNPKEIKSEEDNSQRRKRRDNRRKKRFNKNNAKMNLQEKLRREKIKERQAMREIQDAKNNFVIRKKEVK; encoded by the coding sequence ATGAGAAAAGACATTACTCCTGAAATGTATAATTACAATAAGTTTCCCGGTCCTCAATTTGTAACCTTTGATAACCATGTTAAGAGCGATGATATTGATTTGCTTCTTTTGGAAAATGTCAAAAATGCTTTTGATGTGACTGTTTTTACCCAACGCTTTTCAGACATCTTGCTCAAATACGATTATATTGTTGGTGATTGGGGCAATGAACAACTGCGTTTGAAGGGCTTCTATAAAGAGGAAATGCAAGGGAAAACTAAAACTCCTTACATTGGTTATTTGGATGATTATCTAAAAGAATATTGCAATTTTGGCTGTGCCTATTTTGTTTTGGAAAATCCTAATCCTAAAGAAATCAAAAGTGAAGAAGATAACTCTCAAAGACGTAAACGGCGCGATAATCGTAGAAAAAAACGTTTTAATAAAAATAATGCTAAAATGAATCTTCAAGAGAAACTTCGTCGCGAAAAGATAAAAGAGCGTCAGGCTATGCGAGAGATTCAGGATGCTAAGAATAATTTTGTGATAAGAAAAAAGGAAGTTAAATGA
- a CDS encoding bifunctional metallophosphatase/5'-nucleotidase codes for MKESLRILHINDLHSHFEAYPKIKRFFAEHSKTQREVLRFDIGDNVDKSHPLTDVSAGRVNVDLMNDLGIDFATIGNNEGIGLAKAEINQLYDKADFQVILGNLKDKKGRPAWAQSYVIYETKAGTKLALLAYTFPYYWTYAPNGWQALDAISSLKKDLGNPEVAAADFRILLSHLGIRLDEKIARQIPEIDLIIGAHTHHVFEEGEVINGTYLAAAGRYGDHVGQIDLDFEDHSLTDIAIEAVPTSDLDSEKEDAAFVARLFEEGEKLLAENLICKLSRKPSLKECADLVMEAMKKSAAADLAIINTGLIVEPFSQTISKAELHKSLPHQMRLVKFQVTRDELLEICQDIFSQADLLANQQIRGMGFRGKQFGKAVTSGFTYKNGKIVYNNKAIGRKDKISLVLVDQYYFAPYFNSLTSRKGQLLFPDLLRQTVEKYLRGAL; via the coding sequence ATGAAAGAAAGTCTGCGTATTTTACACATCAATGATTTACATTCTCACTTTGAAGCTTATCCCAAGATTAAGCGTTTTTTTGCTGAGCATTCAAAAACACAAAGGGAAGTGTTAAGATTTGATATTGGTGACAATGTAGATAAAAGCCATCCTTTGACCGATGTGAGTGCTGGTAGGGTAAATGTTGATTTGATGAACGATCTAGGAATTGATTTTGCAACAATTGGCAATAATGAAGGCATTGGCTTAGCAAAGGCTGAAATTAATCAGCTTTATGATAAAGCTGATTTCCAAGTCATCTTAGGAAATTTGAAAGATAAAAAAGGGCGTCCTGCTTGGGCTCAGTCCTATGTCATTTATGAAACTAAGGCTGGGACAAAACTGGCACTTTTGGCCTACACTTTTCCTTACTATTGGACTTATGCGCCTAATGGTTGGCAAGCTCTTGATGCGATTTCCAGTCTTAAAAAGGATTTGGGAAATCCAGAGGTAGCGGCAGCAGATTTTCGTATTTTACTTAGCCATTTAGGCATTCGTTTAGATGAAAAAATAGCGCGCCAAATTCCCGAAATTGATTTGATTATTGGAGCTCATACCCACCATGTCTTTGAAGAAGGTGAGGTTATCAATGGGACTTATCTAGCAGCGGCAGGGCGTTACGGAGATCATGTGGGACAAATTGATTTGGATTTCGAAGATCATAGCTTGACGGATATCGCTATTGAAGCTGTGCCAACCAGTGATCTTGATTCGGAAAAAGAAGATGCGGCTTTTGTTGCTCGTCTTTTTGAAGAAGGCGAAAAGTTGTTAGCAGAGAATTTGATCTGCAAATTATCTCGCAAACCAAGTCTGAAAGAGTGTGCAGATTTAGTGATGGAGGCAATGAAGAAGTCAGCTGCCGCAGACTTGGCTATTATAAACACAGGATTGATTGTTGAGCCTTTTTCGCAAACTATTAGTAAGGCAGAACTTCACAAATCCTTGCCACATCAAATGCGTTTGGTCAAATTCCAAGTGACACGAGATGAGCTCTTAGAAATCTGTCAAGATATCTTTTCGCAAGCTGATTTATTAGCCAATCAGCAGATTCGTGGTATGGGTTTTCGCGGCAAACAATTTGGCAAAGCAGTAACGAGTGGATTTACTTACAAAAATGGAAAAATAGTGTATAATAATAAGGCTATTGGCAGAAAAGATAAAATAAGTCTTGTTTTAGTGGATCAATATTATTTTGCTCCTTATTTTAATAGTCTAACGTCAAGAAAGGGGCAATTACTGTTTCCTGATTTGCTGAGACAGACAGTAGAAAAATACCTGAGAGGAGCTCTATGA
- the rsmD gene encoding 16S rRNA (guanine(966)-N(2))-methyltransferase RsmD gives MRIISGNYGGRPLKTLEGKITRPTSDKVRGAVFNMIGPYFNGGRVLDLFAGSGGLSIEAISRGMTEAVLVEKNRRAQAVIEANIRMTKEGNKFRLLKMDAARALTNLNQQFDLIFLDPPYAKEVIVKNIKELCQRKLLSEEVMVVCETDKAVELPEEVAELSIWKQKIYGISKVTVYVR, from the coding sequence ATGAGAATTATTTCCGGTAATTATGGCGGCCGTCCTTTAAAAACCTTGGAAGGTAAGATAACCCGTCCGACATCAGACAAGGTTAGAGGTGCTGTTTTTAATATGATTGGTCCTTACTTTAATGGCGGTCGTGTCTTGGACCTTTTTGCAGGCAGTGGGGGTCTTTCTATTGAAGCGATTTCAAGAGGGATGACTGAGGCAGTCTTGGTGGAAAAGAATCGCAGAGCTCAAGCTGTTATTGAAGCTAATATCAGGATGACTAAAGAAGGAAATAAATTCCGACTGTTAAAAATGGATGCAGCGCGTGCTCTGACAAATTTAAATCAACAGTTTGACTTGATTTTCTTAGATCCACCATACGCAAAAGAAGTAATTGTGAAAAACATTAAGGAACTCTGTCAGCGAAAGCTTCTGTCTGAGGAAGTTATGGTTGTCTGTGAAACGGATAAAGCGGTTGAGCTGCCAGAAGAAGTTGCAGAATTAAGCATTTGGAAACAAAAAATTTATGGGATTTCTAAGGTAACGGTTTATGTCAGATAG